TGTCCCAAGCCTAGAACCGGTGAGAAGATAATCATTCGATATCATTTCGCGATTGAACTGAAGCGACTTAACGGCTAGAACGAAACTTCTGCTACTAATTAATGCACGAGGAAAACGTGGGCGGTCGAACATCGACGCGCATCGCTTCGACGTCTATTTACAACAACTGATATGTGTCGATATTGGTTTTGCAGACTTAAACGTTACGACGGAAATAAATAACAGAAgcaaagagaaaagagaacggTCTACTGTACAAAAATCGAAGATAAagagcacacgcacacacacacacaaagcgGCTAGAGATTATAATCCAATCTGATTTTCCTTTTGCAAACGCGAAAGTCACCGAGAACGGACGGCGATCTTCGGCTCCTTCCCCCTACCTGGTATCTTTGGATAACTAGCCATTATGTCGTGGATAGGCAGTGCCTATGCCTCCTCTAAATGCcgataaaataattaacaatcAACAGTCATCAATCTTCCCTCCTGCCCACACACGATCTCACGGCAAGCCTCTTTCGAAACAGAATCatctttttttctttgttttaagCACAACTCGTGATACGATTCGTGCCTGGCCGAACCCCTAACGATTGATCGCCTAAACTAAAACACTCAAACATTGAACAACGAACGTAACAGGAATAGTGTGTATCAGATTTCAACGAGTTCACGTTTATTTCCGTGGTGTATGCTATTTCGCTTTGTACAAGGGTGAATTCTATTTACAATCGTACGTGCACGCGATCTGATGATCGCTTGCTTCGTTAACAGCAGATTTAACCCTCATTCGTCCCATCAATTTGAATGGAAAACGTCGAAACGTAATTGTTTACCTCTATCTTTCACCACCGTGTCTATTTGACACCGAGCGACAGATTCAGGGACGAATGAGGATTAATCTGCCAGTCTAATTTCGCGAGGATTAACCCTCGAGTGGATTTAGCGGAGAGATAAACAGAGAGTTAATCGAACCTCTTGTTCTATGAATTCTTCCACAGTTGTGGCGATCAGAACTTCTTTTTCAAAACAGTCCACAATTCAAAAGAAACGCAGAATAATATCAGTGGACCAACTAATCCCTCAGATAACCGCATCaacattaaacaattattattacaaagATAGTCTACTCTCTTGTTCTGTGATCTCTTTTGCAGCTGAACATTTTTGTCATGCACGATTTCACGAAAAGGAAAAAGTCCATAATTCAAAAGAAAGATTTCCCACAGCATTGTAATCACAGTACAATAACAGAGGACCAACTAaacattaaacaattattattataaaatagtcCACTCAAGTGTCAATGCTTCTCGCAAACTAATTAACTTAAACCTAGAAATATGCTCTGTACAGACATGAATGATCTCCCGCGGTACCCTGTGCGGTCCTCCGAGGTCCTTTCATGAAACAATTGAACTGAATCAACAAAGAAATAAAACTCGAATGACAAAAAAGTAACTAGGCCTCGGAGTCCATGGCCAAGTCAGCCTCCATCTCCTCGGGACTCCTCAAATCGATGGCGAACCTCTTCTTCGCGGCACTGCCAGCCATCTCTGCCATTTTATCCTGCGCTTTGACAGTCCTCGAGTAAATCTCGAAGGCAGTGGCCAGCGCGTAGGTCAGCTGTCTCGCGTGATGCTTCGACTCGCAGACGAACCCatggcactcgaatggcgagacTCTCCTGAAGTTCTCCGTTTCCCTGACCACGATCATGGAGAACACCCTGGTGTAGACGAGATCCTGAACACCGTAGGAGATTGTTTCTATGGCGTACATCCTGCTGAAGCTGCTCTCCTGTTTCCGTTTCTCGATAGGTAGGAGAGCTACGCCGTCTTGAGAGACGACCAGCTTGATCAGAGGCAGCATGGTGTTGGTCGGTAAGGCCTTCGCGGCAGCCACCATGTTATCGACGGGCCTCCTCGTGTGCTTGATGCCCCAGAGGCCCCTCGCATCATGCGAGCCCAAATATTTCACCTGAAAAGAACTCCCCTTTAGTCTCCCACGCGCGCCTTTGCTCAGGTAGATAATTAAGCCTATGCGGAGCCTTGGGCCCTTTATACACTGTATGGGAAAGGGTTTCAGTCGATCCCGACGGACCCACAGCGAGAGGAAGCATATTTCGTAAAGAAATTCGAAAACATCGGGCCCATTGTCATGAAAATTGCCGGGGATAAAGGACCCCACTTCTACTTTGATTTTAAGGAATTTCAATCTTGGTAATTTGTGTCGATTGTTCGTGGAGAGTTTAGGAATATTTCGAAGAGTAGTAGGGGTTCTACTGGGCCTTACGGGGCCGTAGGAGAGGCAGCTAGTAAAAAAGAAAAGTGTTTTGCGGAACCCATTCCATGGAGATTGTTGATGAAAAAGATATTAGTTCGAGAGATTGTCGGAGGTTTTTCGAATGGGCCTTAGAGGGACAGTAAAAAGTGTGGGGcattttataaagaaattaagaaCCCATTGTTACAGTAATTACTAGTGAAAGGTATTAGAGGGGACGATAAAATTATCGCAGATCGCTGGAGATTACCAACGGAAGAATTCGAGCGGGCCTTAGGGGCCCCAGAGACCGGCAGAGTGGGAGGTAGAAATCGTAGCTGGTTTCGTAGAAAAGTGAGGAACCACAGGGTCCATTGTCCCGTTGAAGAGGACGTCAGTGTGCTCGGAGAGATGGCAAGAATGTCTATCCGGCGAACCTGCGGGCTTTAAACCGGCGAGCGCAAGCAGGTAAAAGGTAAACAACGAAATATATATACCTGGAACACCTGAGGCAAGTCGGTGGAACCCTCGAAGACGTTGTTGTCGATGGATAGCCGGGACAATCTCGACACGAGGTCCTTCTTTTTGTCGGTGGTGGACACGGGGCTCTTCTCTTTCTTCATCTCGTCCGTGGTCTGACCTCTCTGCGTTAGAAACACGTTTTCGTCTGATAGAATTCGGAGCCGAGTGAAGCTAGTTATTATCGCGGAACCTCGAAGACAGTCGAAGATGCGACGATGTTGATCGAATCGCGGAACGAACGTTGCTTTGAGAACCTCGGACGATCGGTTAATGGAATAATGGGCTCTCAAGGTTGATCGGTACTCACTGGACTGTTATCTAACTGGCAGGCTCTCCGCGTCTGTCCAGGCTTCACTTTCAGGTGATACTCGACCACGTTCGGTATGTTCGGCGGGTTGGAAACGACTGAAGAAGCCGGAGAGGACGAAGAGGCGGTCGCTGCCCGCTCAGGGACGGCGTTTCCGGCTTCGGTCGCCCCGGATAACGGCGCTGTCATCACCGATCCAGACCCACCAACCATCTCTCCTCCCGCCTAacgaatttcaaaatttacCCCTCTTTCACTCTGGCCGTTGACCGGCCCGCCCGTAACCACCGACATTTTTTTGTTCccgtcgcttttttttctactgTTTACCGGTCACACTACTGACCATGCACAAAGACTAGCTGGCAATTGTTCCTCGACATTAAATATCAAAGTTACCAACAGGAAGCAATCCCCCCTCGATCTTTTCAGGGAAACAAAATTCCATTGAATTTAACACTGGAAGTACAACGCATTCGTGGTTGTCATTGTTCACGATGTTTCAATTTGTTTTCTTGTAGGATCAGGATGTTTGCGAGTCACGAGTCCGACTCGCTCTGCAATGTTTTGAAACGTACCGCGTAATGTTATCGAAGGATATTTATCGCGAGACAATATTTGGAAGAAATTAGCTTGGTCAGGAAAATTTTGTTTCGCTGAAAGGTACTTTATTTGTTCAAAAAAATGTATTGCTTCACGGACCTTCCTTCGTGTTCCATCTACATAGCCGATCCAAAACAGATGGTATAAGTCTGTTATTATCCttgcaattaattttcattgatattattTATTGACACGTCCCATGCCACGTGTACCACCGTTGGTAAACATTGAACGAATATTATACAGTGAGggacgaaagtattcgtacactctttaaaacagaatagcttttttatgattgtaccaaacgacccgattttttataatcaattagaagcattagtttacgaaatgatatgcgaaaaagattttcgaataattataatttacaatatatgttacatgcaaaaataaaaaaggcattttttaagacTTTTATATTtcggtccttaatgaaaatttgaaatatatgcaTTTGatattgaaatcgattaacatacacgacttttgatcagtttctgtttaaaatccacagaatcgtaatCCACAgaagcgtcaaccgatttcgatgaaattttcagcatgagcATAACTAACATaggtctacaaaacatatatttcaaattttcacacacccattaagggcccaaataaaaaagttttaaaaactgcctttttaattttttcaaaatctttatcgcatatcatttcgtaaaccaatgcttctaattgattaattaattaattatttatttattgatgccataAACCTAttttggtttatatagcatacattactataacactgtgcaaaagaatagagttctaattgattataaaaaaacagGTCGTTTGAAACAATTATAAaagagttattctgttttaaagggtgtacgaatgcATTCATCCCCCACTGTATATCCATTCAGGCTGTCATATTTATTGAATGcgctaaaaacatatattttataacaagtttccAATGCCTCGTTCTTTTATTGGAAATATATTCCACAGTATTAAACAATGCAGCACAGAACAAAGCACATAAGTTTGTTTAATTATCGAGCAAGAACGgctcggcacggaacgtgttgatTGCATTTATGTCGAAAAAACTGCGTGGAGAGcgggaattttggaaaaacgCACCGCGGTTGAGGAGGGGCCGTGCTCCGCTGTGACGTTCGAGGGGAACAGGAACTTGTCGAGGATAGCTTTGTCCCTCTTAGTGAAGCCGAAGTCCTCGTCCTCCATAGCCCTCAGAACTCTCGGCTCTGTCGCAAATAGAATCAATCCTTGTTATCGTTGCCGGGGATCACCTGCCTCATAACCCAAGGACAACGTTGAATATATTCGCTGGGAAGAAGGAGTGAAATTTATTCGTTGGAATTCCAGGGTGGAGCGAGCGAAACGACCGAGAAATTGCTGCCGCGGTTCGACCGGCTGTCTTAGGGGTACCggtgaaaaaagaagaaaagtggGGAAACGTTGGGGTAGGGGAAAGGGGGAAGATTCACCCCTCGCGTCATTATCGTCATCGTTGAGCGTCCCGAAAACGCGTTCAGCCGGGGAATTAAAAACGGGCTTAACGTCTCGGCTTAAAACGGAAAACAGCTGTCGCGCGGCGAGGCGCAGCGTGGCACGCGTTGCACGCGTTGCACCTTGCGCGCTGCACTCGAtcgtttctctcgctctctttccgtCTGGCCTTCGACCACCGTTTCGACTCGCTACAAAAACAACCGATCCTCGAATCATTATCGACAAGCCACGCGGATCGTTTCCCTATCATCGATAAgcattaaccctcatccgtccctcgtttcacgaactcagtttgaccctcgatgtagAATTTACACGGTGATAAAACGTTGATAAGGTAAACAGCTATTTTTCGAGGTTTTTTTAGTCAAATTGTcgagtaaactgcggattttatgcattcatgacaaaaatgggaacaTCGATGTATTAGTCGTAGCCTATGAACGTTATTGAAATGTAATTtgcaataattagactgcggattttatgcatttatgaaaaaaatgggtACACACAATTTAAAGCCGTGGACATGTTAACAATATTTTGAGGGCATCAATGTaccagtttcagcttaataggataattaaaagaatgcaatttttatttggctcctacgTCCTGCAACCAATgcaaatattctttatttagcataaagatccgcagtctagtaataataattattatatacaaaTAACAGAAGCGTATTTAAACTTATTTCGAGAAAACTGTGTGAAATTGGCATAAGGGTTAACGTCCAACCgaacagaaaataattttctgaatgaaatagaaactgTAGCTGGTTCGTATCAGTGTTTTCCcatgttttatagatttgtacAATTATACACGTTCACAAGAATTCCAGTTGTCATTGTAACACTATCTTCGTAGAAGCTAGTACACGTTTGAGGAAGTTTTATGTTAAAATGAAAGGATAATGCGAGACGGTAGAATGTCAAAGAGCAAGGTAAGGGAGATAAGCCGGTGTTATAGAAGACTTTTGCACACAATCGTGCAAGATCGAATGTGAGAGCCCCTGGGTATGCAATCTGTCAGTAATACACGACTACATGCGCGCGAACGACACTGTTTACCTTAATCGCTTATGAGAAAGAATGTGTAAAATGCGGGCAACAGATACGTGAATTAATTTTCCAGTAGTGAGCACTCGCGTTTCAGAGTAACAATTACGATCGAATAAATGTTATTAAAATGCTGGAGGAATAAACGAGTGAACGAGAGTGACGGGGCAGGATAGGGAACGATCTCTGTGTGATCTCGGTGAACAGGTTAATCGGACGAAACGGATGTGAGAAGGTAAAACCGCGATGGTATCGGGGTTTGGGTGAGCGTACACGGGGGGCTTGGCTGTTTAACGGGCCGGAAATGAGTCAGGTGACCGATAGTCAGGTGGAAAAGGGATTCGTTAATGTATTCCGGCCGTTGTTGGTCAGGTGTGGGCATTCTGTTGTGCGGCCCGTTGTTCAACGCCCGGTGAATCTCGTGCGCAGTTACCGTTTCGGAAATGCGCGGGCGCGCTGCTTTTTGCGACCGAGCGACGCAGAAATTCAAGAACGAAGGTCGAAGCTGGCCTACTCGACGACGCATTCGTGAAATATTATGCCGCGAAACCCGATAACGTAAAAGAGAACGAAGAGACGGGAGCAGCGAATTAACGAGAAAGCGATTCTCGATCGAACTGCTCCgatgaaagttgttcgattCGCCTCGATTTCGCGGACACCGTGTAGGTCGCCGGCGTTCGTACACCTGTCGTCCAATTACACCCGCGTACAATGCTAGAACTTTGTTAACGCGCGTGTCCATGTACCGGGTGCTCGGGAAGTACGCGACTTTCGCAAATTTTTGGAGAATTCGTTGGACGAACGGATCGAAGCTGTTCGTACGATGTCTGCCGGCGAAAAGAAAAAGATACGTCGTCGGTGGTAACGGTACCGATCCAGGATGAAATGGAGCAATAGACAGTCACTGGCTCGTTATTACGGTTTTCCGAGATTTCCGTTACACCTCGAGATATCGGACTTCTTCGAGTTCCAACGACAAAACCGATCGCGATCTTCCGTGTTCCACTTACACATTTTTGACCGGTGCGTCACCTTCTTTGTTCCAGATCCGCGCTCGTATTGTTATAGATATCGAGGTAAGCGACCCTTGATAACTAATCTCTTGGAAACACGACGATCAGATGATCGTCACCTTGTGATGATTCATAATTGTAGAgtaattcaatttcaatgtatttAAAGCAACACAACTTTGCCTTGTAAGATCCGATAGTCTCTGTTTGGTTTCACGTTGATAaggtaaaaaaatgtttattataaAATACGAAGGGATCATTTGTATTcggtacactgcggattttatgcattgaaGAGGACTGCGACGTAACGTGTCCGTTCAAAGAGTAAAACTCGCTTCAATAAAGAAACGATTGAATAAATTAGCCGGGAACAGCACAATAACGTATTACAGGCGGAGTTTGATGAACGATAGAAACTATACACGGGAAGTGGAGAACAAGAGCGATTCCCTTTTCGTTTCGAGCCCACGGGAGGGTAACAGCGATACCGGAAGCGGCGGTGGATGGGTGTCTGACCGGAAACAGTTACACTGGTGTCACGATCGAGCCGCAACGACGCGCGTCTCCCGTTGTCGCCGGTTTAAAACCGTACCAGGCTGCCTCGCGTTTGCTCGAATTGATCGCAGCACTCGAGCCCCTTCGAGTCGTAACACAtaaccgaccggtgattattgcataattttgaaaaatctatggtacaatgCTAAACACTTTTCAATgtaaccttcaatagcaacagcaatttttattgtgaactaacaagtcaccctcaataacgtcatctaatagtttcatttaagattgtaatgtaaaagaaaatttctgtgctttcttttggatcagcacaattattgaaagtcctattaataggctttcggtaggtaaagtgttaaatacGTTTATGTGATTTTCATGAAGCAATGTTAAAGGAAGAGAGAAATATCTATATTTAGTTTCGCATAAAAAACCGCAGTCTAATTAGAACCTTTGCACAATtacgactagacagcggatcttcacgcaaaataaaaatgttgtaccctGAAGTGGAAGTTTATTTTTTGTAATGGTTTTACTTTTTTTAATTACATGCTCTTGTTTTTGTAATAAACGCATCAAACCCGCTAATTATAACTAGAcggattatgcatttatgaagaaattaactagatgaaatataaaacggtgaaagattagaaaaatccaGGAATATTCTCATGATCTTTTCAATGTGAAAaatctattaagggatgaagtgaatttttatttaagtcCTGCTGACCAAAATCattgcaaaatatatttattttacgttGAGTAAAACTGTGAATAGCGTAGTATGAGTATGGCACAGATGGCACGAACCTAACCGAAAATTGGCCGGGCACGTAGCGCGCGTTTAATCACCGGTTCGCAGAACGACGAGACCCGTAATTAATTAATACGAGCGTGAATGAACGAACACGGTTTCCCGATGACCGAATCGCTGGGACGAAATGAGATAATTCACCGGCGTTCCCTGGCGAGGGTTCTCACGGTATCGCGATACACCACCTCGCCGATGTAAAACGCGGAAGGAGGAACTTTCCGAGGATCGAAGAAAACCAGACCGCATTCCCTAGGCGTAATAACGATACCCATTTCCATTCGAAGTATCAGGTAGAAGAGCGGCTCCGGAGTATTGTTCGTTCTCTTATCTACGGCAAATAACGTCGTCGGGGAGATAACGAGATTTTATTGGCGTCGCGGTGGGATTCGGTCGCTTCACCGGACAGGTGATAAACAAGTCGCAGATGTGGCGACAAGTGAGAGAAATAGTAAACAGCCACACCTGGACCTCGGTTATAATTTAC
This genomic stretch from Lasioglossum baleicum chromosome 13, iyLasBale1, whole genome shotgun sequence harbors:
- the LOC143214936 gene encoding uncharacterized protein LOC143214936 isoform X2, with translation MSIAVATAAGQAGGEMVGGSGSVMTAPLSGATEAGNAVPERAATASSSSPASSVVSNPPNIPNVVEYHLKVKPGQTRRACQLDNSPRGQTTDEMKKEKSPVSTTDKKKDLVSRLSRLSIDNNVFEGSTDLPQVFQVKYLGSHDARGLWGIKHTRRPVDNMVAAAKALPTNTMLPLIKLVVSQDGVALLPIEKRKQESSFSRMYAIETISYGVQDLVYTRVFSMIVVRETENFRRVSPFECHGFVCESKHHARQLTYALATAFEIYSRTVKAQDKMAEMAGSAAKKRFAIDLRSPEEMEADLAMDSEA
- the LOC143214936 gene encoding uncharacterized protein LOC143214936 isoform X1, with protein sequence MEDEDFGFTKRDKAILDKFLFPSNVTAEHGPSSTAAGGEMVGGSGSVMTAPLSGATEAGNAVPERAATASSSSPASSVVSNPPNIPNVVEYHLKVKPGQTRRACQLDNSPRGQTTDEMKKEKSPVSTTDKKKDLVSRLSRLSIDNNVFEGSTDLPQVFQVKYLGSHDARGLWGIKHTRRPVDNMVAAAKALPTNTMLPLIKLVVSQDGVALLPIEKRKQESSFSRMYAIETISYGVQDLVYTRVFSMIVVRETENFRRVSPFECHGFVCESKHHARQLTYALATAFEIYSRTVKAQDKMAEMAGSAAKKRFAIDLRSPEEMEADLAMDSEA